The DNA sequence GACAATTCTTGCTGGATTTCTGAAAATATTGCCGGTTTTTCTGTTGATTTTGCCGGGCATGATTGCACTGGCGCTCTTTCCCGGAATCAAAGGTGATGAGGCGTATCCGACACTTGTAATTAGTCATTTATTGCCGTCGGGCGTGCGCGGTATTGTCATCGCCGGACTTCTGGCGGCGATGATGTCGTCGCTTTCCAGTACATTCAACAGCAGTTCGACGCTGATCACAATGGATCTCTACAAACAAATTCGTCCGATGGCAACGGAGCGCCAGCTTGTTCTCATGGGACGATTGGCGACAACACTTTTGGTTGTTATCGGCATACTTTGGATTCCGCTGATTCGAAGCATCAGCCCGCATTTGTTCATTTACCTTCAGAGTTTGCAGGCATATATCAGTCCGCCGATCGCCGCTGTTTTCTTATTTGGTATTTTGTGGAAACGTGCAAATGGGAAAGCGGCTTTTTCTGCGCTGATTATTGGTGCGGCGTTTGGCGCATTTCGCCTCGTTCTGGAGATCATTCTAAAGACCGGTATTTGGGATTCTGCCTTTTTACGTTGGTATGCCGGGATGAACTATCTGCATTTCGCCATTTTACTTTTTGCTATTTCCTCCGCGGTCATCGTTTTTGTAAGTCTGGTGACTGTTCGCGAAAAAGACAATAAACGGATTGCTTTTCTATCTTCCGGAAATTTGCACAGCAAACTGTTCAATTGTCGCGAGACGACGAATCCTTATTGGAATAAAATCAACATTGGTCTTTCAATCGTTTTGGCGTTGGCCGTTCTTTCGCTGTGGGGAATGTTTTTCTAAAATTGATATGAATTGATAAGAGGAGTCGATGATGAGAATTCTACGTACGATTTTCTGTGTCCTTTTTCCGGGTTTGCTTTTGTTTGCTGGAATGCCAAATAAATCCGAAATGGCAGTGGAAAAACGTGTCGCCGATTTGCTGTCCCGGATGACTCTCGAAGAGAAGATCGGACAGATGACACAGGTGGCGATTCAGGTCGTTTCCCGAACACGCGGAGATGAGAAGTGGAAACACGAACTCGATTCGGCCAAATTAGACGAGGCGATTACCCAATATCAGGTCGGCTCTATTTTAAATGTCTGGGATGCGGCACATTCGCTCGATTACTGGCGCGAAGTTATCACTCGGATTCAGGATGTTGCGACTCAGAAAACCCGCTTGAAAATTCCAATATTATACGGCATCGATGCAATTCATGGTGCGAATTATACGCTCGGCGCAACGATCTTTCCACAGAATCTGGCGATGGCGGCGACATGGAATCCGGAATTGGTAAGAAAATGCGCCGAAATTACGGCCGTCGAAGTTCTTGCTAGCGGAATTCCCTGGAATTTCAATCCGGTGCTCGATATAGGTCGCCAGCCATTATGGCCTCGTCTATTTGAAACGTTTGGCGAAGACGTTTATTTAGCAAAAACGCTCGGCGCGGAATATGTTAAGGGCAATCAGGGCGACGATCTTGCGAATCCAGAGC is a window from the Candidatus Marinimicrobia bacterium CG08_land_8_20_14_0_20_45_22 genome containing:
- a CDS encoding sodium transporter; amino-acid sequence: MLLKYLTNLDVLLLFLYFAGTMLVGLYFSHREQTSSDYFLAGRNVGWLAIGCSLFATNISSEHFIGLAGAGASSGMAVGHFEWMACFFVLLLGWVFAPLYLKSGVYTMPEFLELRYNRSCRIYLTTISIIAYIMTKISVTLYAGGLLLNQILGWDMVTSACVMVILTGIYTIAGGFGAVVYTEIVQTVVLISGALLLTVFGLNEVGGLSGLKTALPADFFQMFKPASHPDFPWTGIIFGAPILAVWYWCTDQVIVQRVLSARDINNARTGTILAGFLKILPVFLLILPGMIALALFPGIKGDEAYPTLVISHLLPSGVRGIVIAGLLAAMMSSLSSTFNSSSTLITMDLYKQIRPMATERQLVLMGRLATTLLVVIGILWIPLIRSISPHLFIYLQSLQAYISPPIAAVFLFGILWKRANGKAAFSALIIGAAFGAFRLVLEIILKTGIWDSAFLRWYAGMNYLHFAILLFAISSAVIVFVSLVTVREKDNKRIAFLSSGNLHSKLFNCRETTNPYWNKINIGLSIVLALAVLSLWGMFF
- a CDS encoding beta-glucosidase → MRILRTIFCVLFPGLLLFAGMPNKSEMAVEKRVADLLSRMTLEEKIGQMTQVAIQVVSRTRGDEKWKHELDSAKLDEAITQYQVGSILNVWDAAHSLDYWREVITRIQDVATQKTRLKIPILYGIDAIHGANYTLGATIFPQNLAMAATWNPELVRKCAEITAVEVLASGIPWNFNPVLDIGRQPLWPRLFETFGEDVYLAKTLGAEYVKGNQGDDLANPERIAACAKHYLGYSFPRTGKDRTPAWISDIDLREYFLPTFKAAIDAGIATLMVNSSEINGTPVHSSYYLLTTLLRDELGFKGV